A part of Methanohalobium evestigatum Z-7303 genomic DNA contains:
- the gatC gene encoding Asp-tRNA(Asn)/Glu-tRNA(Gln) amidotransferase subunit GatC, which produces MITKEDVEHVGWLARIEIDEKDADEYASQLNDVLNHFEQLDEVDTENVPPTYHVIDLVNVFREDVARESLTQDKALENTSSSKEGYFKSYRII; this is translated from the coding sequence ATGATAACAAAAGAAGATGTAGAACATGTGGGATGGCTTGCACGCATCGAAATCGATGAAAAAGATGCTGATGAATATGCTTCCCAGCTCAATGATGTTTTAAACCATTTTGAACAGCTTGATGAAGTTGATACTGAAAACGTCCCTCCAACCTATCATGTAATAGACCTGGTTAATGTATTCAGGGAAGATGTTGCCAGAGAATCACTGACACAGGATAAAGCACTTGAAAACACTTCCAGTTCAAAAGAGGGTTACTTCAAATCCTACAGGATAATCTAA
- the gatA gene encoding Asp-tRNA(Asn)/Glu-tRNA(Gln) amidotransferase subunit GatA, producing MGEPMSISKIKNEIAKTSSEEVLNSYLEKINKSKMNGYSTVYDEAVEEARDIDKNGHNGILAGVPVAVKDNISTDGIPTTCCSRILEGYTPPYDAHVVERLKSEGAIVIGKTNMDEFAMGTSTETSCYGPTLNPWDTGKVPGGSSGGSAAVIAADEAPVSLGSDTGGSVRCPASYCGVVGLKPTYGTVSRYGLISYANSLEQIGPLANNVSDVAIMMDVIGGHDTRDSTSVSQKTNYQNALKDDVNGLKIGIPEEYFGEGIYPEVEESVWNAIHKFEDMGATWEKVSMPNTSYALSAYYIIAMSEASSNLARFDGTRYGYRADGDNWHVMASRTRAQGFGTEVQRRILLGTYALSAGYYDKYYLKALKVRTLVKQDFENALSNVDVLMTPTMPTTAFKLGEKIKDPLSLYLADVNTVPVNLAGVPSISVPCGFSDGLPIGLQIIGKHFNESTILQAAYSFEQNTDYNAGRPGEVE from the coding sequence ATGGGCGAGCCGATGAGTATATCAAAAATCAAGAATGAAATTGCTAAAACTTCTTCTGAAGAGGTTTTGAACTCCTATCTTGAAAAAATCAATAAAAGCAAAATGAACGGATACTCAACCGTTTATGATGAAGCGGTGGAGGAAGCAAGAGATATTGATAAAAATGGGCATAATGGCATCCTTGCTGGAGTACCTGTTGCTGTTAAAGATAATATCTCCACTGACGGAATACCAACAACTTGCTGTTCAAGGATTTTAGAAGGCTACACTCCACCTTATGATGCACATGTTGTTGAGCGTTTAAAAAGTGAAGGTGCTATTGTAATTGGAAAAACAAACATGGATGAATTTGCAATGGGTACTTCAACTGAAACCAGTTGCTACGGACCCACATTAAACCCCTGGGATACTGGAAAAGTGCCAGGAGGTTCATCAGGTGGGAGTGCTGCTGTAATAGCTGCTGATGAAGCACCTGTTTCTCTGGGTTCTGACACCGGAGGTTCAGTAAGATGTCCTGCTTCCTATTGTGGAGTTGTCGGACTGAAACCCACCTATGGTACAGTGTCAAGGTATGGACTGATATCATACGCCAATTCCCTTGAACAAATAGGACCACTGGCAAACAATGTCAGTGATGTTGCAATAATGATGGATGTCATCGGAGGACATGACACCCGTGACAGTACCTCTGTAAGCCAAAAAACAAATTATCAGAATGCATTGAAAGATGATGTAAATGGTTTGAAAATCGGTATCCCTGAGGAATATTTTGGTGAAGGTATATACCCTGAAGTTGAAGAATCGGTCTGGAACGCCATACATAAATTCGAAGATATGGGTGCTACATGGGAAAAGGTATCAATGCCCAATACCAGCTACGCACTTTCAGCTTACTATATTATAGCAATGAGTGAAGCATCATCCAACCTTGCAAGATTTGACGGTACTCGATATGGATATCGTGCGGATGGCGATAACTGGCATGTGATGGCGTCCAGAACCCGTGCACAAGGATTTGGAACAGAAGTCCAGCGCAGGATTCTGCTCGGTACCTATGCACTCTCTGCAGGATACTATGACAAATATTATCTCAAAGCTCTCAAAGTTCGCACGCTTGTAAAACAGGATTTTGAAAATGCATTATCCAATGTAGATGTTCTTATGACACCAACCATGCCCACAACAGCCTTTAAACTGGGTGAGAAGATAAAAGACCCCTTATCTTTATATCTTGCAGATGTTAATACAGTTCCTGTAAATCTTGCAGGTGTACCATCGATTTCAGTCCCATGCGGATTTTCAGATGGATTACCAATTGGACTTCAAATAATAGGTAAACATTTCAATGAATCTACAATTTTGCAAGCGGCGTATAGTTTCGAACAGAATACTGATTATAATGCCGGACGACCCGGGGAGGTGGAATAA
- the gatB gene encoding Asp-tRNA(Asn)/Glu-tRNA(Gln) amidotransferase subunit GatB, whose translation MAEENPDGVVIGLEIHVQLNKLNSKMFCACSTDYHNSEPNSNTCPVCLGLPGSLPVINEKAVESAMKVGLALNCDIVEQTQFHRKNYFYPDLPKGFQITQYDYPIANDGKIAIESDEGEHVVRIKRAHMEEDPGRMMHIGNIEKSKGTLIDYNRSGMALLEIVTEPDIRNPKEARRFLDKLRNIIEYLEVFDSNLEGAMRVDANISLQGGSRTEVKNISSHKGAERALLYEIMRQKNIMRRGGEVIMETRHFDEEKGCTVGLRSKEAEHDYRYFPEPDLTPIRVADRVPKVTKTLPELPDAKRERFLSQYGMTEMHAKALTSDIRVSEFFEEIAKEVDPKTSASWVADVLKGELNYRELTVDAFKVEDMISIIQMVTQDKITEKSAVEVIRQILDYGGKPDEIVRENGLLKVEEDVVSKAVTETIQENEQAVNDYFAGKEKSLNYLVGQVMKKTRGRADAKEVRELLVDELNN comes from the coding sequence ATGGCTGAGGAAAATCCTGACGGAGTTGTAATAGGTCTGGAAATCCATGTCCAGTTGAATAAACTAAACAGCAAAATGTTTTGTGCCTGCTCAACAGATTATCACAATTCTGAACCCAACAGCAATACATGTCCTGTCTGTCTCGGGCTTCCAGGTTCTCTTCCCGTAATCAATGAAAAAGCAGTGGAATCAGCCATGAAAGTGGGGTTAGCTTTAAACTGTGATATTGTTGAGCAGACCCAGTTCCACAGGAAGAACTATTTTTATCCCGACCTGCCGAAAGGATTCCAGATAACCCAATATGATTACCCGATAGCAAACGACGGTAAAATCGCCATAGAAAGTGATGAAGGCGAACATGTAGTCAGAATAAAACGTGCACACATGGAAGAAGATCCGGGTCGGATGATGCATATCGGCAATATTGAGAAATCAAAGGGCACACTTATTGATTACAATCGTTCAGGAATGGCACTTCTTGAAATTGTTACCGAGCCGGATATACGAAACCCAAAAGAAGCACGCAGGTTTCTGGACAAACTGAGAAATATTATCGAATATCTGGAAGTTTTTGACAGCAATCTTGAGGGTGCAATGAGAGTGGACGCAAATATCTCCCTTCAGGGTGGCTCACGGACAGAGGTAAAAAACATCTCGTCTCATAAAGGTGCAGAAAGAGCATTATTGTATGAAATAATGCGCCAGAAGAACATCATGCGTCGCGGCGGGGAAGTTATAATGGAAACCCGCCATTTTGATGAAGAAAAAGGATGTACAGTTGGACTTCGTTCAAAAGAAGCGGAACATGATTATCGGTATTTCCCTGAGCCTGATTTAACACCTATTAGGGTAGCAGATAGAGTACCTAAGGTTACCAAGACACTGCCCGAACTTCCTGATGCAAAAAGAGAGCGCTTCTTATCCCAATATGGAATGACAGAAATGCATGCAAAAGCACTGACATCTGATATACGGGTTTCTGAGTTCTTTGAAGAGATTGCAAAAGAAGTAGACCCAAAAACCTCCGCTTCTTGGGTTGCTGACGTTTTAAAAGGTGAATTGAACTACCGCGAACTTACAGTGGATGCCTTCAAAGTAGAGGACATGATAAGTATTATACAGATGGTAACCCAGGATAAAATAACAGAAAAAAGTGCAGTAGAGGTAATCAGGCAAATACTGGACTATGGCGGAAAACCTGACGAGATTGTCAGAGAAAATGGACTTCTTAAAGTAGAAGAAGATGTTGTCAGCAAAGCAGTTACTGAAACTATACAGGAAAATGAACAGGCAGTAAATGACTATTTTGCCGGTAAAGAAAAATCTCTGAACTATCTTGTAGGTCAGGTCATGAAAAAGACCCGTGGACGTGCAGATGCCAAAGAGGTCAGAGAGCTATTAGTGGATGAATTGAACAATTAA
- a CDS encoding THUMP domain-containing protein — protein sequence MIFCVRGRIHNFDDIYNISKEIDYSQYIPAGKTFGVTGARHGDHEFTSMDVAGEIGQAVIDSVSY from the coding sequence TTGATATTTTGTGTAAGAGGTAGAATTCATAATTTTGACGACATTTATAACATATCAAAAGAAATAGATTATTCACAGTATATACCTGCTGGTAAAACTTTTGGTGTTACGGGTGCAAGGCACGGTGACCATGAATTTACAAGTATGGATGTTGCTGGTGAGATAGGTCAGGCTGTTATAGACAGTGTCAGCTACTAA
- a CDS encoding methyltransferase: protein MLDPMCGTGTILIEAALLHNNISPAKHRDDFAFKNLSFFNRHEYLSVKNECLENEQNKSLMLMGFDNSPNSIAEAKQNSRKAGISHLTTFGLSDVGDIEPEEKPEFIISNPPFGLRLKDPDSVSNIAVKFWNRISELGNVSVIIISGNKEFENKAPCSPLWYREVYIGGLVCRVLKYRL, encoded by the coding sequence TTGTTAGACCCTATGTGCGGTACAGGAACAATTCTGATAGAAGCAGCACTTTTGCACAATAATATATCACCGGCAAAACACAGAGATGATTTTGCTTTTAAAAACCTGAGTTTTTTTAATCGTCATGAATACCTTTCAGTTAAAAACGAATGCCTTGAAAATGAACAAAATAAATCTCTCATGTTGATGGGTTTTGATAATTCTCCTAATTCAATAGCAGAAGCAAAACAAAATTCCAGAAAAGCTGGAATATCCCACTTAACAACATTTGGTCTTTCAGATGTAGGAGATATTGAACCAGAAGAAAAACCCGAGTTTATTATATCCAATCCTCCATTTGGTTTAAGGTTAAAAGACCCTGATTCGGTCAGTAATATAGCTGTCAAATTCTGGAATAGAATATCAGAATTAGGTAATGTTTCTGTTATAATTATATCTGGCAACAAAGAATTTGAAAACAAAGCGCCCTGCAGTCCTCTATGGTACAGGGAAGTCTATATTGGAGGGCTGGTATGCAGAGTTCTTAAATATAGATTATGA
- a CDS encoding Mth938-like domain-containing protein, with translation MKIDGTEFGSITIDGKKYGHDVVIYPQKIEKRMKEISKNKYGSGHKLCKEEMQEYLKNLDNIDTVVVGNGQNGVLQLLDETEKMLEDKGVEVINRKTPEAINDFNQKIQTKNKVLGIFHVTC, from the coding sequence ATGAAAATCGATGGAACTGAGTTTGGAAGCATAACAATTGATGGTAAAAAATACGGGCATGATGTAGTAATCTATCCTCAAAAAATTGAAAAAAGGATGAAAGAAATATCCAAAAATAAATATGGTTCAGGACATAAACTCTGTAAAGAAGAAATGCAGGAATATTTAAAAAATCTTGATAACATTGATACAGTAGTGGTTGGTAACGGTCAGAATGGTGTACTCCAGCTTCTTGATGAAACAGAGAAAATGCTTGAAGATAAAGGAGTAGAGGTCATAAACAGGAAAACACCTGAAGCGATAAATGATTTCAATCAAAAGATACAAACAAAAAATAAAGTACTTGGAATTTTTCATGTTACATGTTAA
- a CDS encoding DJ-1/PfpI/YhbO family deglycase/protease, with translation MAGKKVLMVIAQENFRDEEFFEPKKVFENNGVDVTVASTDTKTATGMLGGTAKPDIKISDADMDDYDAIVISGGSGSKEYLWDNEQLHELVNKAYKDDKIVSAICVSPVVLAKSGILEGKNVTVFDDPNSINEVKECGACYENEGVVNCENIITGKGPDYAEQFGEAVLDALS, from the coding sequence ATGGCTGGGAAAAAAGTACTGATGGTTATAGCACAGGAAAATTTTAGAGATGAGGAATTTTTTGAACCTAAAAAGGTTTTTGAAAACAACGGGGTAGATGTTACAGTTGCAAGTACTGATACAAAAACTGCGACTGGAATGCTGGGTGGAACTGCAAAACCCGATATAAAAATATCAGATGCAGACATGGATGATTATGATGCTATTGTTATTTCCGGAGGGTCGGGATCAAAAGAATATCTGTGGGACAATGAACAACTTCATGAGCTTGTAAACAAAGCCTATAAAGATGACAAAATCGTATCTGCAATCTGTGTATCTCCAGTAGTACTTGCAAAATCCGGAATACTGGAGGGCAAAAATGTAACAGTATTCGATGATCCCAACAGTATAAACGAGGTCAAAGAATGCGGAGCATGTTATGAAAACGAGGGAGTAGTTAATTGTGAAAACATCATTACCGGTAAAGGACCGGATTATGCAGAACAATTTGGAGAAGCGGTCTTGGATGCTTTGA